One genomic region from Rosa rugosa chromosome 1, drRosRugo1.1, whole genome shotgun sequence encodes:
- the LOC133737574 gene encoding uncharacterized protein LOC133737574: MTSRRTNSNSSATFNWRLAYPPPSPPPPPPPPRTHDNPYGYYFSSPPPPSLSSPPPPSLSSPLNHLTPYDYFFSIDDDDVNDHWHFEEPIQPLSNTFQVTRVTRTRRPFGGAIGVAQPPGFAGSLAPPGSRIHALLLDNPRTRQILSGQWTPAAPRQEADSRLTYNEQKKALQKLRKQIYNPLRRISPTVNLYYRGTPVQDSGIGRNEGKRCTICLEDFEPKEEVMLTPCNHMFHEECIVPWVKSNGRCPVCRYGISD; this comes from the exons ATGACGAGCAGAAGAACCAACTCTAACAGTTCAGCCACATTTAATTGGAGACTTGCCTaccctcctccttctcctcctcctcctcctcctcctcctcgtacCCATGATAATCCATATGGCTactatttttcttctcctcctccaccttccctttcttctcctcctccgccCTCCCTTTCTTCTCCTCTTAACCATCTTACTCCATATGACTACTTTTTTTcaattgatgatgatgatgttaaTGATCACTGGCATTTCGAGGAACCTATTCAGCccctgtcaaataccttccaaGTCACCCGA GTTACCAGAACAAGGAGGCCATTTGGGGGAGCGATAGGAGTAGCACAACCACCGGGTTTTGCAGG CTCACTAGCACCACCAGGTTCCCGAATTCATGCTTTGCTCCTCGACAATCCAAGGACTAGACAGATCCTCAGCGGCCAATGGACTCCGGCAGCTCCTAGACAGGAAGCCGACTCCAGGTTGACCTATAATGAGCAAAAGAAGGCATTGCAGAAGCTCAGGAAGCAGATATACAATCCTTTACGGAGAATATCGCCAACGGTCAACTTGTATTATAGAGGCACTCCTGTTCAAGACAGTGGCATAGGAAGAAATGAGGGTAAGAGGTGTACCATTTGCTTGGAAGATTTTGAGCCTAAAGAAGAGGTTATGCTCACCCCATGTAACCATATGTTTCATGAGGAATGCATTGTGCCATGGGTCAAGAGCAACGGTCGGTGCCCGGTCTGTAGGTATGGGATAAGTGACTAA
- the LOC133724927 gene encoding protein sym-1, with the protein MHVLGGGGHGGFWGWDSLPKKPKQQRKRFDSKSSNSVEANGGPGFRFPLKQAVTAGSLALTGDTIAQLREHWRKAKTLDQQSSSSTPTSQDVTQALLSDHDWLRALRMTSYGFLLYGPGSYAWYQYLDHALPGKTVVNLLLKVLLNQVVLGPSVIAVVFAWNNLWQGKLSQLPEKYRKDALPTLLYGFRFWIPVSLLNFWVVPLQARVAFMCVGSIFWNFCLSSTMSK; encoded by the exons ATGCATGTTCTTGGAGGTGGAGGCCATGGCGGCTTTTGGGGTTGGGACTCTCTACCAAAGAAACCCAAACAACAAAGAAAGCGATTCGATTCCAAATCCTCCAATTCTGTCGAGGCAAACGGAGGACCCGGTTTCCGGTTCCCGTTAAAGCAAGCAGTGACGGCTGGCTCACTGGCTCTAACCGGAGACACAATTGCTCAGCTCAGAGAGCACTGGAGAAAGGCCAAGACTTTAGACCAACAAAGCAGCAGCTCCACACCCACCTCTCAG GATGTTACTCAAGCTCTCTTATCAGACCACGATTGGCTTCGTGCACTTCGGATGACTTCCTATGGGTTTCTGTTGTACGGCCCTGGCTCATATGCTTGGTACCAGTATCTTGATCATGCTTTGCCAGGGAAAACAGTAGTGAACCTTTTGTTGAAG GTTTTATTGAACCAAGTTGTGCTTGGTCCATCTGTGATTGCTGTTGTTTTTGCATGGAACAATTTATGGCAAGGGAAACTCTCACAGCTTCCAGAGAAATACCGTAAAGATGCTCTTCCCACATTACTTTATG GATTTAGGTTCTGGATACCCGTCAGTCTATTAAACTTCTG GGTTGTACCTCTTCAAGCCCGTGTAGCTTTCATGTGTGTGGGTTCAATATTCTGGAACTTCTGCTTGTCTTCAACAATGAGCAAGTAA